In the genome of Triticum urartu cultivar G1812 chromosome 5, Tu2.1, whole genome shotgun sequence, one region contains:
- the LOC125511315 gene encoding C-terminal binding protein AN-like: MAHSPAGAAAGLPLVVSLNCLDDPSPERELLAGVAGVEHVSLSAVGSGRVESAAAVLLPSLAYLPRAAQRRLRPWQLLLCLGSPDRAADAAAAADLGLRLVHVDANRAEEVADTVMALFLGLLRRTHLLSRHVSSSPAAVAAGCLGSVQPLCRGMRRCRGLVLGIVGRSAAARCLATRSLAFRMSVLYFDPRYLAEGKKRRPSIVFPAAARRMDTLNDLLAASDLVSLHCTLTNDTMHILNGDCLQHIKPGAFIVNTGSCQLIDDCALKQLLLDGTIAGCALDGVEGPQWMEAWVREMPNVLILPRSADYSEEVWMEIREKAITILQSFFFDGVVPSSSISDEDEEISEAGNEDDQDRGTKDNHSQVFDGEHQTDESHLTLNHEKKRATSQYKESQAPGQSSQNSGSRTEGRRSRSGKKGKKRPAHRRSQKTDDLSAVESDSNYSFRRDDDNATSGRDQVVSSSSRFASPEDSKYKQKSPAESPMEITSEKKLPVVLGRKCPDTLKDGYVVALRAKDNSGFHVARQRLAGGGGWILDVVSNATNRDPAAQFLVTFKNKDLMGLRSFVAGGKLLQINRKMEFVFASHSFDIWEGWVLEVEGSLLEGCKLINSRNSLAVLDVSIEVLAAASEEDGVTRWLD, from the exons ATGGCCCACTcgccggccggcgccgccgcgggGCTGCCGCTGGTGGTGTCGCTCAACTGCCTCGACGACCCGTCGCCGGAGCGGGAGCTGCTGGCGGGCGTGGCGGGGGTGGAGCACGTCTCCCTCTCCGCCGTCGGCTCGGGCCGCGTCgagtccgccgccgccgtcctgcTCCCGTCGCTCGCCTACCTGCCGCGCGCCGCGCAGCGCCGCCTCCGGCCCTGGCAGCTCCTGCTCTGCCTCGGCTCCCCCGAccgcgccgccgacgccgccgccgccgccgacctcggCCTCCGCCTCGTCCACGTCGACGCCAACCGCGCCGAGGAGGTCGCCGACACCGTCATGGCGCTCTTCCTCGGCCTGCTCCGCCGCACCCACCTGCTCTCGCGCCACGTCTCCTCCTCCcccgccgccgttgccgccggCTGCCTCGGCTCCGTCCAGCCGCTCTGCCGCGGGATGCGCCGCTGCCGCGGCCTCGTGCTCGGCATCGTCGGCCGCTCCGCCGCCGCGCGCTGCCTCGCCACCCGCAGCCTCGCATTCCGGATGAGCGTCCTCTACTTCGACCCGCGCTATCTG GCTGAAGGGAAAAAGCGGCGGCCTTCCATTGTATTTCCTGCTGCTGCTAGGAGAATGGATACTCTCAATGATCTGTTGGCAGCAAGTGATCTTGTTTCACTGCATTGTACATTAACAAATGACACAATGCATATACTTAATGGGGACTGCCTGCAACACATTAAGCCTG GAGCATTCATTGTCAACACTGGTAGTTGCCAACTTATAGATGACTGTGCGCTCAAACAACTCTTGCTTGATGGTACCATAGCTGGTTGTGCATTGGATGGTGTTGAAGGTCCACAATGGATGGAAGCATGG GTTAGGGAGATGCCAAATGTTCTAATTCTTCCTCGAAGTGCAGACTATAGTGAAGAAGTGTGGATGGAAATAAGAGAGAAAGCAATCACAATACTACAGTCCTTTTTCTTTGATGGTGTTGTTCCAAGTAGTTCAATTTCTGATGAAGATGAGGAAATTAGTGAAGCTGGAAATGAAGATGATCAAGACAGAGGAACAAAAGATAACCATTCACAAGTTTTTGATGGCGAACATCAGACTGATGAAAGCCATTTAACTCTCAACCATGAAAAGAAAAGAGCCACATCCCAGTATAAAGAATCTCAAGCTCCAGGGCAATCATCACAAAATAGTGGCTCACGAACAGAAGGAAGGCGTAGTCGCTCTGGAAAGAAAGGGAAAAAAAGACCTGCTCACCGCAGATCTCAGAAAACAGACGACTTGTCTGCTGTAGAGAGTGACAGTAATTATTCCTTCCGCAGAGATGATGATAATGCAACGAGTGGCAGAGACCAGGTGGTAAGTTCAAGTTCACGGTTTGCTTCCCCTGAGGACTCAAAGTACAAGCAGAAATCTCCTGCTGAATCCCCAATGGAAATAACTTCGGAGAAGAAGTTACCTGTCGTGCTTGGTAGAAAATGCCCTGATACACTAAAAGATGGTTATGTTGTAGCTTTGAGAGCAAAAGATAATTCAGGGTTCCATGTTGCAAGACAAAGACTtgctggtggtggtggttggATCCTTGATGTTGTGTCAAATGCTACGAACAGGGACCCTGCTGCTCAGTTCCTTGTCACTTTCAAAAACAAG GATCTGATGGGATTACGATCCTTTGTTGCTGGTGGCAAACTGTTGCAG ATCAATAGGAAGATGGAGTTTGTGTTTGCAAGCCATAGTTTCGATATCTGGGAGGGCTGGGTGCTGGAAGTGGAAGGCTCCTTGCTGGAGGGGTGCAAGCTTATCAACAGCCGAAATTCCTTG GCTGTATTGGACGTGTCCATTGAGGTACTCGCAGCTGCGAGCGAAGAAGATGGAGTCACCCGGTGGCTAGATTAG